From Demequina lutea, a single genomic window includes:
- a CDS encoding CDP-alcohol phosphatidyltransferase family protein, whose product MESTVRPGMSVREQVTLPNLITVARIGLAVAFGLLLVRSVDGWAIAVLFVAGASDFLDGYLARRLGQTSALGRVLDPAADRLLTAVVILGLAWRDIIPWWLVALLLARDLVMGAALLWWRRRGTATPQVTFLGKSATFALYVFLPLSYLAYGRWDGVHTFAIVAAAISSIAYWGSAVQYLAQLRKSRSAAPLGA is encoded by the coding sequence ATGGAATCAACGGTCCGACCGGGCATGTCGGTGCGGGAGCAGGTGACCCTGCCCAACCTCATCACCGTGGCGCGCATCGGGCTCGCCGTGGCGTTCGGCCTGTTGCTCGTCAGGTCCGTCGACGGGTGGGCGATTGCCGTGCTCTTTGTCGCGGGAGCGAGCGACTTCCTCGACGGCTATCTGGCGCGCAGGCTCGGTCAGACATCGGCCCTTGGTCGGGTGCTTGATCCCGCCGCCGACCGGTTGCTCACTGCCGTGGTCATTCTCGGGCTTGCGTGGCGAGACATCATTCCGTGGTGGCTCGTCGCGCTCTTGCTTGCTCGTGACCTCGTGATGGGGGCCGCCCTGCTGTGGTGGAGACGGCGCGGCACGGCGACGCCGCAGGTGACGTTTCTTGGAAAATCAGCAACCTTTGCGCTCTACGTCTTCTTGCCGTTGTCCTACCTCGCGTACGGCCGCTGGGACGGCGTCCACACGTTTGCCATCGTCGCGGCGGCGATCTCGTCGATCGCCTATTGGGGCTCCGCCGTGCAATACCTCGCTCAGTTGCGAAAGTCTCGATCCGCGGCGCCGTTGGGAGCATAG
- a CDS encoding MerR family transcriptional regulator, translated as MADTDFPARDQGVLFNDGLTPLDENAGYRGTSACKAAGITYRQLDYWARTGLVEPTVRPATGSGTQRLYGFRDILVLRVVKRLLDSGVSLQQIRTAVEHLRERGVDDLSRITLMSDGASVYECTSDDQVIDLVQGGQGVFGIALGKVWRELEGSLATLPSDRGHEPPTIAVVDELAELRARKATAS; from the coding sequence ATGGCAGACACGGACTTCCCGGCACGCGACCAAGGCGTGCTGTTCAACGACGGACTGACGCCCCTCGACGAGAACGCCGGATACCGGGGTACGTCCGCGTGCAAAGCGGCCGGAATCACGTATCGTCAACTCGACTATTGGGCCAGAACCGGGCTGGTAGAGCCCACAGTGCGCCCCGCGACCGGTTCAGGGACTCAACGTCTCTACGGTTTCCGCGACATCCTGGTACTGCGCGTAGTGAAGCGACTCCTTGACTCGGGAGTCTCGCTGCAACAGATTCGTACCGCGGTGGAGCACCTGCGTGAACGCGGCGTCGATGACTTGTCCCGAATCACCCTCATGTCCGACGGTGCTTCCGTGTATGAATGCACGTCGGATGACCAAGTGATCGACCTTGTTCAAGGCGGCCAGGGTGTGTTTGGCATCGCTCTTGGCAAGGTGTGGCGTGAGCTCGAAGGATCGCTCGCGACGCTGCCATCCGACCGAGGCCACGAGCCGCCAACCATCGCCGTGGTCGACGAACTTGCCGAGCTGAGGGCCAGGAAGGCCACGGCCAGCTAG
- a CDS encoding MarR family winged helix-turn-helix transcriptional regulator, with translation MAGTDGLDITLFRALTLVARQLTVVVEHRLHAEAGISLPEFEILSALAAAPDRRARAGALGQMLAWEKSRISHQVGRMERKGLIERFNCADDLRGTWVGLTDAGADAIASATPAYDAAIRAQLGKLAATDGGVSLAREVLGIGAHVYPNSCQVEVALLIASLDRVDKGTLAEHARPEPMST, from the coding sequence ATGGCGGGCACCGACGGTCTCGATATCACGCTCTTTCGCGCGCTCACTCTCGTTGCGCGCCAACTCACGGTCGTTGTTGAGCACAGGCTCCACGCGGAGGCCGGTATTTCGCTTCCCGAGTTCGAGATTCTGAGTGCCCTCGCCGCGGCGCCCGATCGCCGGGCGCGCGCTGGTGCGCTGGGTCAGATGCTTGCGTGGGAAAAGTCCCGAATCTCCCACCAAGTGGGGCGGATGGAGCGCAAGGGGCTCATCGAACGGTTCAATTGCGCGGACGACTTGCGGGGCACCTGGGTTGGCCTTACCGACGCGGGTGCGGATGCAATTGCGTCGGCCACACCCGCTTACGACGCTGCAATACGGGCGCAACTGGGCAAGCTGGCCGCCACGGACGGCGGCGTGAGCCTGGCTCGAGAGGTGCTCGGCATTGGCGCGCATGTGTACCCGAACTCTTGTCAAGTAGAGGTGGCGTTGTTGATCGCTTCGCTCGACCGCGTCGATAAGGGCACCTTGGCGGAACATGCTCGACCGGAGCCAATGAGTACATGA
- the ftsR gene encoding transcriptional regulator FtsR, which translates to MAEPTPRESLGAAAPQLGHAPRQGHWPHQLSHQPTLRVGDVMGALSHDFPSLTTSKVRFLDTQGLVVPQRTPAGYRLYSAADVERLRYVLRQQRDAYAPLSVIRERLELLDVGAAHEALSLAAVGFERSDVVSIEEAARLTGATADMMALLASEGIVEQSAPGRFDRSDVALLGACVHYLAAGADVRQLRALSRVAQREVEAAEVLSAPLKRQDDYRDATSSRHARLDAAADVFAAFVRRTEVTRP; encoded by the coding sequence GTGGCAGAACCCACACCGCGCGAATCCCTCGGAGCTGCGGCCCCGCAATTGGGGCACGCGCCCCGACAGGGGCATTGGCCCCATCAGTTGTCTCATCAGCCGACGCTGCGCGTTGGCGACGTGATGGGTGCCCTTTCGCATGACTTCCCCTCGCTCACGACGTCTAAGGTTCGCTTCCTGGACACTCAGGGCCTCGTGGTGCCTCAACGCACCCCGGCGGGCTATCGCTTGTACTCGGCGGCGGACGTAGAGCGCTTGCGGTACGTACTCCGTCAGCAACGGGACGCCTATGCGCCGCTCAGCGTGATCCGTGAACGCCTGGAACTTCTCGACGTGGGCGCGGCGCACGAGGCGCTATCACTCGCGGCCGTCGGCTTCGAGCGGTCCGATGTCGTCTCGATCGAGGAGGCGGCCCGCCTGACAGGAGCGACCGCGGACATGATGGCCCTCCTGGCCTCCGAGGGCATCGTCGAGCAATCGGCCCCTGGTCGCTTCGACAGGTCCGATGTTGCCCTTCTCGGTGCCTGTGTGCACTATCTCGCCGCGGGCGCGGACGTCCGACAATTGCGGGCCCTTTCGAGAGTCGCTCAACGCGAGGTGGAGGCGGCGGAGGTGCTTTCCGCACCGCTCAAGCGCCAAGACGATTACCGGGATGCGACCTCTTCCAGGCACGCTCGACTCGATGCCGCAGCGGACGTATTCGCGGCGTTTGTGCGACGCACCGAAGTGACACGCCCCTGA
- a CDS encoding FHA domain-containing protein — MSLAAHITGDDTGPTRLGAQEQIAVDALAADHALLIVLHGPNAGARFLLDVDVTVAGRSVSCDIFLDDITVSREHAHFLRTGTEFRVRDAGSLNGTYVNRDRVAEAVLEAGDEVQIGKYRLTFYPGAAK, encoded by the coding sequence ATGTCCCTTGCAGCGCACATCACCGGTGACGACACGGGACCGACGCGCCTAGGGGCTCAAGAACAGATCGCCGTGGACGCGCTTGCCGCGGACCACGCGTTGCTGATCGTGCTCCATGGGCCCAACGCCGGCGCTCGCTTCCTTCTGGACGTCGACGTCACCGTCGCCGGCCGGTCCGTGTCATGCGACATCTTTCTCGATGACATCACCGTGAGTAGGGAGCACGCCCACTTCTTGCGCACCGGCACGGAGTTCCGGGTGCGCGACGCAGGCTCGCTCAACGGTACGTATGTGAACAGGGACCGGGTCGCTGAGGCAGTGCTCGAGGCTGGCGACGAGGTGCAGATTGGCAAGTACCGACTCACCTTTTATCCCGGCGCCGCCAAGTAG
- a CDS encoding RNB domain-containing ribonuclease → MPIRRLVARTSLTQLEHRFAEIRSDEGIHEERSAGVLAELARGGRDEEPAHIEGKRDDLTDVSFVTIDPEGSTDLDQAVLVEVDGQGWRVRYAIADVAAHVVPGGAIDTEAWARVETTYCPDERIGLHPLAMSEGYASLLPGQRTKAVVWDLGVDAAGELRTIDMRRAWVRSTHKYSYEQLTTAPPKDAMQLLTNLKKLGDARRSSLARAGAVSLPKPSQEVVRKGDELTLEFRAGRPIEDDNAQVSLLTGSAAARLMLEAGVGVLRTMPPASEAALQRLRHQAAALGVEWAPDESYAHVLTTLNAESPRGAAFLTAAVSLFRGAAWQPFDVAGGMPVPDPVTHGALSAPYAHVTAPLRRLVDRYGTEVCLAHAAGRQVPDWVVTALPGLGTAMETGVRRGSRVDRACVDAVEAAVLAPHVGEMFEGVGLDSNTVQLSAPAVVAKCSGTVTVGRRQHVRLVSADAATGPKFEAAS, encoded by the coding sequence ATGCCGATTCGCCGCTTGGTCGCCCGCACATCGCTCACCCAACTCGAGCACCGCTTTGCGGAAATTCGGTCGGATGAGGGCATTCACGAGGAACGATCGGCTGGCGTGTTGGCCGAGCTTGCCCGGGGCGGTCGCGACGAGGAGCCCGCGCACATCGAAGGCAAGCGGGACGACCTCACTGACGTGTCGTTCGTCACCATCGACCCCGAAGGCTCGACCGACTTGGATCAGGCGGTACTCGTCGAGGTCGATGGCCAGGGTTGGCGCGTGCGCTACGCGATTGCAGACGTCGCGGCACACGTGGTGCCCGGCGGGGCCATCGATACTGAGGCGTGGGCGAGGGTCGAGACGACCTATTGTCCCGACGAGCGCATCGGGCTTCACCCGCTGGCCATGTCCGAGGGATACGCGTCACTGTTGCCCGGCCAACGCACCAAGGCCGTCGTGTGGGACCTTGGCGTCGACGCCGCGGGGGAACTGCGGACCATTGACATGCGGCGCGCCTGGGTTCGGTCCACGCACAAGTACTCCTACGAGCAACTGACGACCGCCCCTCCGAAGGACGCCATGCAACTCCTCACGAATCTCAAGAAGCTGGGAGACGCACGGCGCTCGTCGCTGGCCCGCGCGGGCGCCGTCAGCCTGCCAAAGCCCAGCCAGGAGGTCGTGCGCAAGGGGGACGAGCTCACCCTCGAGTTCCGCGCCGGGCGCCCGATCGAGGATGACAATGCCCAGGTCTCGCTGCTGACAGGCTCTGCGGCCGCTCGGCTGATGTTGGAGGCAGGGGTGGGCGTATTGCGCACGATGCCACCCGCATCGGAGGCCGCGCTCCAGCGGCTTCGGCACCAGGCGGCCGCGCTGGGAGTCGAGTGGGCACCGGATGAGTCGTACGCGCACGTGTTGACGACCCTCAATGCGGAGAGCCCACGTGGCGCCGCATTCCTCACCGCTGCGGTGTCGCTCTTTCGTGGAGCGGCGTGGCAACCCTTCGACGTTGCGGGCGGCATGCCGGTGCCAGATCCCGTGACTCACGGCGCCCTTTCGGCCCCATACGCACACGTGACGGCGCCACTGAGGCGGCTCGTCGACCGGTACGGCACCGAGGTGTGTCTGGCCCACGCGGCGGGACGTCAAGTGCCCGACTGGGTGGTCACGGCGCTGCCCGGTCTTGGCACCGCGATGGAGACCGGTGTGAGGCGCGGAAGCCGGGTTGACAGGGCTTGTGTTGATGCGGTCGAGGCTGCCGTGCTCGCGCCACACGTGGGGGAGATGTTCGAGGGTGTTGGGCTTGACTCGAACACCGTGCAACTGTCCGCACCCGCCGTCGTCGCCAAGTGCTCCGGAACGGTGACGGTGGGCCGACGGCAACACGTGCGACTCGTCAGCGCCGATGCGGCGACGGGCCCCAAGTTTGAAGCGGCATCGTGA
- a CDS encoding class I SAM-dependent methyltransferase has protein sequence MSDTEPRVTWEARYGASPVWSGRVNDTVRAWGDAHPPHPGGKALDLACGEGGDALWLAQAGWQVTGVDFASAAIARAKQAAAERGLTVTWFTADLATWAPDGAYGLVSLSFFHESRETRHAVWRVAASAVAQGGSLLITAHAPDADPTAPGPPAHRRFGLDELVDCIGEGWTLNYREASREAVGHHAGHVVTDMVAEFRREIAPGAPNAR, from the coding sequence GTGAGCGACACAGAGCCGCGCGTGACCTGGGAGGCACGCTATGGCGCCTCTCCGGTATGGAGCGGAAGGGTTAACGACACCGTCCGGGCGTGGGGCGACGCGCATCCGCCCCACCCAGGCGGCAAGGCTCTCGACCTCGCTTGCGGCGAGGGCGGTGACGCCCTGTGGCTGGCTCAGGCTGGCTGGCAAGTCACCGGTGTCGACTTCGCGTCGGCCGCAATCGCGCGTGCCAAGCAGGCCGCCGCTGAAAGGGGACTCACCGTCACGTGGTTCACCGCGGATCTTGCCACGTGGGCGCCGGACGGGGCCTACGGCCTCGTCTCCCTGTCGTTCTTCCACGAGTCCCGCGAGACGCGTCACGCAGTCTGGCGGGTGGCCGCTTCGGCGGTGGCCCAGGGGGGAAGTCTGCTCATCACCGCTCACGCGCCCGATGCAGACCCCACCGCGCCCGGACCCCCCGCTCACAGGCGATTCGGCCTGGACGAGTTGGTTGACTGCATCGGCGAGGGGTGGACGCTGAACTATCGCGAGGCAAGCAGGGAGGCCGTGGGCCACCACGCCGGGCACGTAGTCACGGACATGGTCGCCGAGTTCCGCCGTGAGATCGCGCCCGGCGCTCCAAACGCTCGGTGA